A genomic segment from Luteolibacter ambystomatis encodes:
- a CDS encoding DUF3817 domain-containing protein translates to MNSSGFSGPIGRLRLIGMAEGVSFLFLLGVAMPLKYAAHMPQFVKYGGWCHGLLFILLLLAIFQAWGDKLLTARQAAMTFIAALLPFGPFLIDRRLKALEPSAGEGA, encoded by the coding sequence ATGAATTCTTCCGGTTTCAGCGGTCCCATCGGTCGTCTGCGCCTCATCGGCATGGCCGAGGGCGTTTCATTCCTGTTCCTTCTCGGCGTGGCGATGCCGCTGAAATACGCCGCACACATGCCGCAATTCGTGAAATACGGCGGCTGGTGCCACGGTCTGCTGTTCATTCTCCTCTTGCTGGCGATCTTCCAAGCCTGGGGGGACAAGCTTCTGACCGCACGCCAGGCGGCCATGACCTTCATCGCCGCGCTGCTGCCCTTCGGCCCCTTCCTGATCGACCGCCGCTTGAAGGCCCTCGAGCCTTCTGCCGGAGAAGGAGCCTGA
- a CDS encoding cysteine synthase A, with translation MSSFPYHGVDGHVGNTPLIRLRRLSELTGCEILGKAEFMNPGGSVKDRAALGIILDAEEKSLLKPGMTIVEGTAGNTGIGLTVIGAARGCRTVIIIPETQAPEKITLLRTLGADVRTVPAKPYSDPDNYNHIARRLAEENGWFWANQFDNTANRLGHYQTTGPEIWNQTDGQVTAFCASIGTGGTLGGTALYLKERNPAITTICADPYGAAMWSWFTNGHTDEDDGDSVAEGIGQSRVTANVADIPVDKAFRVDDQTALAILMQLLREEGVFLGLSSGINIGGAVRQALEGGPGQTIVTILCDSGHKYQSKLYNRLWLAEQGLNPEKPLESLF, from the coding sequence GTTCCTTTCCCTATCACGGCGTGGATGGCCACGTCGGCAATACTCCGCTCATCCGGCTGCGGAGGCTCTCGGAGCTGACCGGCTGCGAGATTCTCGGCAAGGCGGAGTTCATGAATCCGGGAGGCTCGGTGAAGGATCGTGCGGCGCTCGGCATCATCCTGGATGCCGAGGAAAAGAGCCTGCTCAAACCGGGCATGACGATTGTGGAAGGAACGGCGGGCAATACCGGCATTGGGCTCACCGTGATCGGTGCGGCGCGCGGTTGTCGCACGGTCATCATCATCCCCGAGACACAAGCGCCCGAGAAGATCACACTGCTGCGCACGCTGGGTGCGGATGTGCGGACGGTCCCGGCGAAGCCCTACAGTGATCCGGACAACTACAATCACATTGCCCGCCGCTTGGCCGAGGAGAACGGCTGGTTCTGGGCGAACCAGTTCGACAACACTGCGAATCGTCTCGGCCACTATCAAACGACCGGCCCGGAGATATGGAACCAGACGGACGGGCAGGTGACGGCGTTTTGTGCGTCGATCGGAACGGGCGGCACGCTGGGTGGAACGGCCCTGTATTTGAAGGAACGGAATCCTGCCATCACCACCATTTGTGCCGATCCCTATGGCGCGGCGATGTGGTCATGGTTCACGAACGGACACACTGATGAGGACGATGGCGACTCGGTGGCGGAAGGCATCGGCCAAAGCCGTGTTACTGCCAATGTCGCGGACATCCCGGTGGACAAGGCCTTCCGCGTGGATGACCAGACCGCGCTTGCGATTCTGATGCAGTTGCTGAGGGAAGAGGGGGTGTTCCTCGGTCTCTCCAGCGGGATCAATATCGGTGGGGCGGTCAGGCAGGCGCTGGAAGGCGGGCCGGGCCAGACCATTGTCACGATCCTCTGCGACAGCGGCCACAAGTACCAGTCCAAGCTCTACAATCGATTATGGCTGGCGGAGCAGGGACTGAACCCGGAGAAGCCGCTCGAATCGCTATTCTAA